The Fimbriiglobus ruber genomic sequence GGTGGGGAGCGGGCCGGGGGCGGGCGAGGTGAAAGTGTTCAGCGGGGCGGACGGGTCGGTCCTCAAAGACTTCACCCCGTTCGGCTCGGGGTATACGGGCGGCGTCCGGGTCGGATTGGCTTACGTGGACGACGATTCGTACGCCGACGTAGTGACCGGGACCGGCCCGGGTCAGACGGCCGAGGTCCGCGTATTCAGCGGGGCTACCGGGACGCAACTGGCGGCCCCGTTGGGCGACTACCAGCCGTTCGGCGCGACTGCGACCGGCGGCGTGTATGTCGCTTCCAGTAACGACCCGGGCGGGCCTCCGACCGGGAGTACGAGTACCACCCTTACCGCCGATCCGAGCGGCGGTACTTTTACTGCGAACGAACAGTTCTTGCTCAGTTCGGTGGTGACGATCACCGCCGGGTCGGGCACGCCGACGGGAACGGTCACCTACGCCATTGCCGGCGGCGCGTTCACCTCGGCCCACACGCTCTGGTCCGGTACTCTTGGGGCATACAATGCGGCTGCCGGAGGGTATGTCAACTCGTACGTGGTGACCCAACCGATCCCGGCCGGATCTTACTCCCTGTCCGTGAGTTATTCGGGCGACGCTAACTTTTTGGGGTCGGGCGGGTACACGGTACCTACGGTCGGTTCCGCCACGGGGCCCGTGAATCAACCACCGACCAACAGTTCTCCGGTCGGTCCGGTCCAACTCGGGAGCGGTACGAACGCCCCGGCCCCGGGAGCCTCGTCGTCGACGGGGGTCATTTACTCAACAGGTAGCATTCAACTCTCCCGGACGGACCTGTCTTCGTCCGCCGGGGGCACGTCGTACGGCCAGACGTGGTCGTGGTCCAGTGCGAGCGGTTACTCTGACGGCGTATCTGGCACCGGGGCTACTCAGGCCCAGGCTCCGCACCTGACCCAGGTGAATGGGAATGATTCCATCGCCCTGGTCGAGGACGGGCAGACGGCCGAGTTCTTCGACCTGTACGGCGGAACCTATCACTCGCGGTTCTACGGCGGATCGACCCTGACCCACGACGCCGTCGCCGGAACCTTCACCGCCACGGACGGGGTCGGTAACACGGTCACGTTCTACGACTTCTCGGGATCGACTCCGTCCGGCCGGGCGGGGAAGATGAGCAGCATGACCGACGAGTACGGGAACACGACCAGTGTGACGAGTTGGGCCACCGGCGGACTCCCGACCGAGGTGCAACAGGTCACTGGAACGGGGTCGACGGCCGCAACGATTTCGTTCGTGTACACGTACGTTACGAGTGGGGTCAACGCCGGGCTCCTGGCGACCGTCACCCAGCGGCAAAAGATCGGGAGCGGGTCGTTCGCGACGGTCCGGTCGAGTGCCTACACGTATTACGACGGAACGTCGAGCAACGGGCTGGCGGGGGAATTGGAATTGGCCGCCGTCCTCGACGCGAGCGGGAACACGATCGACACGAGCTACTACCGGTACTACACGAGCGGGACCGGGTCATCCGGGAACGTCGAGTATTCCTTCGGCCCGGCCGCGTACGCCCGGCTGGTCGCGGCCCTCGGGACGAGCGTCGACTCGCTGACCGACGCCCAGGTCGCGCCGTACGCGGACGTTTACCTGGCGTACAATTCGGCCGGTCAGGTGAGCAGCACCACGCAGGCCGGGGACGGGGCCTCCGGAACGGGCGGCGGGCTCGGGACCTACACTTACACGTACACCGCGAACACGTCGTACACCGGCCTCTTCACGCCGGACGTGTGGGACACCAAGACAGTCGAAACTTTGCCGGACGGAAATGAGAACATCGTTTACACGAACGCGTTTGGAGCGATCATTCTGAAGGTATACGAGGACACCACAACCTCCCAGCAGTGGGCGACGTATTACCGGTACGACACCGCCGGGCAGCTGGTGCTGGAGGCGTCCCCGTCGGCGGTCACCGGGTACAACGACTCGCTCCCGGACCTGGTCGGATACACCGGCCCCGGGGCGACGTACCTCAGTTCGTCGGCCGGCCAGATTACGACCAACACGTACGCCACCACGACCACCGCGACGACGAGTACGGCCGGGGACGCGGCCGGCTATCTTTCGCAAACGGACCTGTCCAACGGGACCGGCGGGTCGGCCGTCCCCCAGCAGTCGATGACGTACCTGGAGTCCCCGACCGGGACTTTCGTCCCGACGGCGTCCACGCAATACCGAAACACCAACGGGACCGGCGGGGAGACGACGACCGCGGCGTACACGTGGCAGGGGAGTACCGCGCAGCCCGCGACGGTCGCCACGACCCTGCCGACGGTGACGTCGGGTGAGAACGGGCCGGGGACGGCGGCCACGACGACCACCGTCTACAACCAGTACAACCAGCCGGTCTGGCAAATGGACGCGGGCGGGTTCATCACGTACACGGCGTACGACAACGCGACCGGGGCGGTGGTCAAGACAATTCAGGACGTGAACACGGCCGACACGGGCGACTTCACGAACCTGCCGTCCGGGTGGACGACGCCGTCCGGCGGCGGGCTAGAACTGATTACCACGTATCAGGTGGACGCGCTCGGGCGGACGATCGAGGAAACGGACCCGAACGGGAACGTGACGTACACGGTCTACGACGACGCGGACCACGAGGTCCGGGTCTACCCGGGGTGGAACGCATCGACCGACACCACGACCGGGCCGATCCAGGTGACCCGGGAGGACCGGGCGAACAACTACACCGAAACGTTCACGATGTCCGCGACGCCGCACACCACCGGGGGCGTGCCGGACGGGACCGAGGCGATTACCGGGATTCAATCGCTGACCCGGACGTACCGGAACAGCGGTGGCCAGACGGTGGCCACGGACGCCTACTTCAACCTGGGTGGGCTGACGTACTCGACCGGGACGATGGGCACCGCCGGCGTCAACTTCTACCAGACGCAATACGGGTACGACGCGGACGGGTGGCAGAATCGGGTGGTCGATCCGACCGGCACGATCACCCGGACGGTCTACGACGGCCAGGGGCGGGTGGTGAGTGCGTGGGTCGGGACGGACGACACGCCGACGAGCGGGGCGTGGTCGCCGACGAACAACACGTCCCCGAGCAACATGGTGGAAACGTCGTCGGACGTGTACGACGGGGGCGGCGTCGGGGACGGGACGCTGACCCAGAAGACGGTCTACCCCGGCGGATCGGCGGCGGCCCGCGTGACCGATTACTGGTACGACTGGCGGGACCGTTTGGTGGCCGAGAAGGACGGGGTCGAGGCGACCGAGACGGACGGCGTGAACCGGCCGCTGACGGTCACCACGTACGACAACCTAAACGAGGCCATCGAGACCCAGCAGTACGTCGGCGACGGGGTCACGCCATCGATTGTGAGCGGCGTCCTCAGCCTCCCGTCCGGGACGTCGGCCGACTTACGAACCCAGACGGTCACAAGCTACGACGAGCAGGGCCGGGTGTACCAGACCCAGGTGTACGACGTGAACCCGACGACCGGGTCGGTGTCGACGGGTGCCCTGACAACGAACGACTACTACGACCTCCGGGGGAACCAGATCGCCGAGAGCGCGCCGGGCGGCGCGTGGACGAAGGATGTGTACGACGGGGCCGGCCGCAAGGTGGAAGAATCGGTAACGGACGGGGCCGCGGGGACGTCGTATTCCGACGCGGCGAGCGTGACGGGCGACCACGTCCTGACCCAGACGCAGACGATCTACGACGCGGACGGGAACGCGATCGAGACGGTCACCAGCGACCGGGACGACAATGCCACCGGGACGGGAACCCTGGGAACTCCCACGAGCGGGGTCCATGCCCGGGTGAGTTACATGGCGAGCTACTTCGACGCGGCCAACCGCGATGTCGCGGACGTGAACGTGGGAACGAACGGCGGGTCGGCGTGGACGCGGCCGGGGTCGGTGCCGACGGCGTCGAGTACGGTGCTGGTGACGAGCAATTCCTACTCCGCGGACGCGGTTCAGACGGTCCAACTCACGGGGTCGCCGACGGGCGGCACGTTCACTCTCACGTTCGGCGGCCAGACGACGTCCGCGATCGCGTACAACGCGACGGCGGCCACCGTCCAGAGCGACCTCCAGGGGCTGTCGTCGATCGGGTCCGGGAACGCGATCGTCACTCCGGCCGACGGGAGTGGGTGGACGGTCCGGTTCGCCGGTTCCCTGGCCGGGGTGTATCAGGTCGCGGTGACCGGGAGTGGGGCGTCGCTGACCGGGGGCACGCTGCCGGCGGTCGCGGTCGGGGTGGTGTCGGCCGGCGGGGACGCCGGGTTGGTGCAGGCGGTGACCGACCCGCTCGGGTTGGTCGCGCGGACGTATTACGACGCCCTCGGCCGAACGGTCGAGACGGTGGCCGACTACACTGGGGCGGCGGAGACGACGACGACCGACGTGGCGACAGAATACACGTATGACGGGGCCGGGCACACGCTGACGCTGACGGCCGACGAACCGGGCGGGGCGTACGAGCAGACGCTGTACGTGTACGGGGCGACGACGGCCGGCGGGAGCGGGGTGAACAGCAACGACTTGCTGGTCACGACCGAGTGGCCGGACCCGACGACCGGGGCTCCGAGTACCTCCCAGGAAGACACCCAGACGGTCAACGCCCTGGGTCAGGTGCTGACCAGCACGGACCGGAACGGGTCGACGCACACGCTCACGTACGACGTCCTCGGGCGGGTCACGGCGGACGCGGTCACGACCCTCGGCAGCGGGGTCGACGGGAGCGTCCGGCGGATCGCGACGGCGTACGACACCCAGGGGAATGCGTACTTGACGACAAGCTACAATGCGGCGTCGGGCGGGAGCGTGGTGAACCAGGTCGAGGACGTGTACAACGGGCTCGACCAGTTGACAGGCGAATACCAGGCGGTCGGCGGGGCAGTCAACACGTCGACGACGCCCGAAGCCCAGTACGCGTACACCGAGATGGCGGGCGGGGTGAACAACTCGCGGCTGACGAGTACGACGTACCCGGATGGGTATGTGGTGACCGACAACTACGCGAGCGGGGTCGACAACACGATCAGCCGGCTGACATCGCTGTCGGACAATACGGGGACGCTGGAGAGCTACAAGTACCTGGGCCTGGACACGGTGGTCGAGCGAGACCACCCGGAGAGTGGCGTCAACCTGACTTATATCAGCCAGACCGGAAGTACCGGGGACGCCGGGGACCAGTACACCGGTCTGGACCGGTTCGGCCGTGTGGTCGACCAAAACTGGTACGATCCGACGACCAGTACCTCCGCGGCCGATCTCCAATACGGGTACGATGCCGACGGGAACGTGCTGTGGCGGAACGATCTGGTGAACACGGCATTCGGCGAGGTGTACACGTACGACGGACTGAACCAGCTGGCGACGTTCGCCCGGGGGACGCTGAACGGGACCAAGACGGGCATCAGCGGGACGGCCAGTGCGACCCAGAGCTGGACGCCGGACGCGCTGGGCAACTTCATGTCGGTGACGACCAACGGGACGGCCCAATCGCGGACGGCGAACGCCCGGAATGAGATCACGTCCGTCGGTGGGGCGACCACCCCGACGTACGACGCCAACGGCAACATGACGACCGACGAGACGGGCCTCCAGTACGTCTACGACGCGTGGAACCGACTCGTGACGGTCAAGTCATCGGGCGGCACGACACTGGAGACGAACACCTACGACGGCGAGAACCGACTGGTGACGCAGGCTATCTCGGGGACGACGACCAACTCGTATTACTCGAATCAGTGGCAAGTTCTGGAGCAGCAGGTCGGAACCGAGTACACTACACGGAATGTGTGGAGTCCGGTGTACGTGAACGCGATGGTGGACCGTGACATGGACACCAGCGGGACCGGGCTGACGGCAACCGGAAGCGGATACCAGCGGTTGTGGCCGGCCCAGGACGCGAACTGGAACGTGATGGCGCTGGTGAACGGTAGCGGGACCGTCGTCGAGCGATATACGTACAGCCCGTATGGTGTGGTGTCGGTACTGGACGGAAGTTACGGGTCACGGAACGGGTCGAGTTACGGGTGGATAGTGTTGTTCCAGGGGATGGCTCATGACACAGTCAGCGAGATGGATTACGGACGGAATCGGTGGTACAGTGAAACGTTGGGACGGTGGGCTACGACTGATCCAATAAAATTCAGATCGAAGGACGATAATTTTTATCGATTTGTGGGGAACGGACCGCTTGTGGGCTTAGATCCTTCAGGCACGTTCAACTCTTTCGCATTCCCAATCGGAGCGAACTGGGGTGCGATAAAAGGCTCAGAAGTGGGTACAGGTCTCGGCTTTGTTGCAGGCGCAATTGTCGGGTTTGCTATTGCTACTCGTGTACCCGCGGTAGGGATAGCAGTTCCATGTATTGCGGGCGCCGGCGCGTATGTCGGTTCTAAGATGGGATGGTATATTGGTGGGTATCTCGGTGGAACATGGGCTGCCATCAGACAACCGCCCGGTCCGGCCAATGGGCCTCAGGCCATGGAGGATGGAAAATTAGTAGGATATACATATCCAATTGCTGCGGTTATAGCCATTCCTCTGCCAATGAATCCGCTAGCACTTACACCATTTGCTCCATTCGTTCTGGCGGCACAATTATACGTTACGTATGAACTTGTTGCGAATTGGTAAGAATGACTGCAAAACATATAGAACCTGTAGTACCTGGCAGTGGACCAGCAGTGTCGACACGTACGACAGTGCGCCGCTTTCAGATTGGACTCGGCACACTCGTTGCCTTGATACCTCTCTATATATTATTTGCGCCTTCTACACCACACGAACGACTGCTGAATCATCTAAAGACTGCACCAAAACACGAGGCAATTTTATTGGGATATGTCGGATTTTTAACCTTTTTTGCTTCGCTGTCATTATCATCAATTTTATCGCTATATCTACTTTATCCGAGACCATTAGATCTGTTTTCGTCTGTTCAATACAAATTAATAACATTAAAAAATTGCGATGTATTATTAATTTATAACACTATGATTCAAGATGGCATCTTGGTAACCAAAATTTGCAATCGCGAAGGCGAGCTTACGATATCTGGAAATAAGTCTTTTTTGGATTTTTATATACAATAACAATTACCAAGAGCGACCGTTCACAGAATATCGTTACAATATTTGTTATCAATAACAAAACATTTGGACTTGACATTGGGATCTGCCGTTTCGTACTCAGTTCGCTATCTTGGCGCCTTCAGTCTTAGCCTTCATTGCCTAGTGATCGGCATCGAATTCGGATCCACATCAGCATCGAAAACAAGTCCACGGGGCGGGGGTTCATCGGGCATCACTTCTTGGGTTTGGTGGCTTTCATCGTCTGGCCATCTTTCGCTTTCATCGACTCCCGGAAGCGGTAACTTTCGCCATTCATCTCGAAGATGTGGCAGCGGTGGGTGAGCCGGTCGAGCAGGGCGGCCGTCATCCGCTCGCCCTGGAAGTCCCGAGCCAGGTCTGCTGGGCGCACTTGGCTCGGGACTTCCAGGCCATGATCGACCGGAAGAACGCGGGCGCGGAGATCGGAGCATGCGGGTATCGACAGCGATCCCCAAGTTAGTACCGGCGTTTGGTTCAACCAGTGTAAGCGAGCCGACCTAGACCTAGATATGCCTCTCTACGCCGTTCGATCTGCCGCCATCGCGACCCATGATACGACGCTTAGGAGTTGAGGGGACGCCGGGTTGGTGCAGGCGGTGACCGATCCGCTCGGGTTGGTCGCGCGGACGTATTACGACGCCCTCGGGCGGACGGTCGAGACGGTGGCTGACTACACTGGCGCGGCGGAGACGACGACCGACGTGGCGACCGAATACACGTATGACGGTGCCGGGCACACGCTGACGCTGACGGCCGACGAACCCGGCGGGGCGTACGAGCAGACGGCGTACGTGTACGGGGCGACGACGGCCGGCGGGAGCGGGGTGAACAGCAACGACCTGCTGGTCACGACCGAGTGGCCGGACCCGACGACCGGGGCCCCGAGTACCTCGCAGGAGGACACCCAGACGGTCAACGCCCTGGGCCAGGTGTTGACCAGCACGGACCGCAACGGGTCGACGCACACGCTCACGTACGACGTCCTCGGGCGAGTCACGTCGGACGCGGTGACGACCCTCGGTAGCGGGGTCGACGGGAGTGTGCGGCGGATCGCGACGGCGTACGACACCCAGGGGAACGCGTACTTGACGACAAGCTACAATGCGGCGTCGGGCGGGAGCGTTGTGAATCAGGTCGAGGACGTGTACAACGGGCTCGACCAGTTGACGGGCGAATACCAGGCGGTCGGCGGGGTGAATAACTCGCGCATGACAAGTACGACATACCCCGATGGGTACGTGGTGACCGACAACTACGCGAGCGGGCTCGACAACACGATCAGCCGGCTGACGTCGCTGTCGGACACCACGGGGACGCTAGA encodes the following:
- a CDS encoding FG-GAP-like repeat-containing protein, whose amino-acid sequence is MSPVVKAYNAETGVLNWQETVFAPSFTGGVLVATADFNKDGYPDVVVAAGSGGGAEIRILDGKTGAQISGPLGAFMALDAGFRGGVSVAAADVDGDGTPDVIVAAGGGGGPRVQVWSGATGKVIADFFAFDPSFRGGTTIAAADFTGSGKASVAVGAGPGGGPQIKVFDPMTGAQVAGPLGSFFAFDPSSRNGVFVGSDSLAGDVNGDGIPDLAVGSGPGAGEVKVFSGADGSVLKDFTPFGSGYTGGVRVGLAYVDDDSYADVVTGTGPGQTAEVRVFSGATGTQLAAPLGDYQPFGATATGGVYVASSNDPGGPPTGSTSTTLTADPSGGTFTANEQFLLSSVVTITAGSGTPTGTVTYAIAGGAFTSAHTLWSGTLGAYNAAAGGYVNSYVVTQPIPAGSYSLSVSYSGDANFLGSGGYTVPTVGSATGPVNQPPTNSSPVGPVQLGSGTNAPAPGASSSTGVIYSTGSIQLSRTDLSSSAGGTSYGQTWSWSSASGYSDGVSGTGATQAQAPHLTQVNGNDSIALVEDGQTAEFFDLYGGTYHSRFYGGSTLTHDAVAGTFTATDGVGNTVTFYDFSGSTPSGRAGKMSSMTDEYGNTTSVTSWATGGLPTEVQQVTGTGSTAATISFVYTYVTSGVNAGLLATVTQRQKIGSGSFATVRSSAYTYYDGTSSNGLAGELELAAVLDASGNTIDTSYYRYYTSGTGSSGNVEYSFGPAAYARLVAALGTSVDSLTDAQVAPYADVYLAYNSAGQVSSTTQAGDGASGTGGGLGTYTYTYTANTSYTGLFTPDVWDTKTVETLPDGNENIVYTNAFGAIILKVYEDTTTSQQWATYYRYDTAGQLVLEASPSAVTGYNDSLPDLVGYTGPGATYLSSSAGQITTNTYATTTTATTSTAGDAAGYLSQTDLSNGTGGSAVPQQSMTYLESPTGTFVPTASTQYRNTNGTGGETTTAAYTWQGSTAQPATVATTLPTVTSGENGPGTAATTTTVYNQYNQPVWQMDAGGFITYTAYDNATGAVVKTIQDVNTADTGDFTNLPSGWTTPSGGGLELITTYQVDALGRTIEETDPNGNVTYTVYDDADHEVRVYPGWNASTDTTTGPIQVTREDRANNYTETFTMSATPHTTGGVPDGTEAITGIQSLTRTYRNSGGQTVATDAYFNLGGLTYSTGTMGTAGVNFYQTQYGYDADGWQNRVVDPTGTITRTVYDGQGRVVSAWVGTDDTPTSGAWSPTNNTSPSNMVETSSDVYDGGGVGDGTLTQKTVYPGGSAAARVTDYWYDWRDRLVAEKDGVEATETDGVNRPLTVTTYDNLNEAIETQQYVGDGVTPSIVSGVLSLPSGTSADLRTQTVTSYDEQGRVYQTQVYDVNPTTGSVSTGALTTNDYYDLRGNQIAESAPGGAWTKDVYDGAGRKVEESVTDGAAGTSYSDAASVTGDHVLTQTQTIYDADGNAIETVTSDRDDNATGTGTLGTPTSGVHARVSYMASYFDAANRDVADVNVGTNGGSAWTRPGSVPTASSTVLVTSNSYSADAVQTVQLTGSPTGGTFTLTFGGQTTSAIAYNATAATVQSDLQGLSSIGSGNAIVTPADGSGWTVRFAGSLAGVYQVAVTGSGASLTGGTLPAVAVGVVSAGGDAGLVQAVTDPLGLVARTYYDALGRTVETVADYTGAAETTTTDVATEYTYDGAGHTLTLTADEPGGAYEQTLYVYGATTAGGSGVNSNDLLVTTEWPDPTTGAPSTSQEDTQTVNALGQVLTSTDRNGSTHTLTYDVLGRVTADAVTTLGSGVDGSVRRIATAYDTQGNAYLTTSYNAASGGSVVNQVEDVYNGLDQLTGEYQAVGGAVNTSTTPEAQYAYTEMAGGVNNSRLTSTTYPDGYVVTDNYASGVDNTISRLTSLSDNTGTLESYKYLGLDTVVERDHPESGVNLTYISQTGSTGDAGDQYTGLDRFGRVVDQNWYDPTTSTSAADLQYGYDADGNVLWRNDLVNTAFGEVYTYDGLNQLATFARGTLNGTKTGISGTASATQSWTPDALGNFMSVTTNGTAQSRTANARNEITSVGGATTPTYDANGNMTTDETGLQYVYDAWNRLVTVKSSGGTTLETNTYDGENRLVTQAISGTTTNSYYSNQWQVLEQQVGTEYTTRNVWSPVYVNAMVDRDMDTSGTGLTATGSGYQRLWPAQDANWNVMALVNGSGTVVERYTYSPYGVVSVLDGSYGSRNGSSYGWIVLFQGMAHDTVSEMDYGRNRWYSETLGRWATTDPIKFRSKDDNFYRFVGNGPLVGLDPSGTFNSFAFPIGANWGAIKGSEVGTGLGFVAGAIVGFAIATRVPAVGIAVPCIAGAGAYVGSKMGWYIGGYLGGTWAAIRQPPGPANGPQAMEDGKLVGYTYPIAAVIAIPLPMNPLALTPFAPFVLAAQLYVTYELVANW
- a CDS encoding ATP-binding protein, producing MTAALLDRLTHRCHIFEMNGESYRFRESMKAKDGQTMKATKPKK